Within Stella humosa, the genomic segment CGGCACGCCGGTGAGCGACGGCGACCAGTCCGTGCCGGCTTACATCCAGGCGCTGCTGGAACAGACCGCCGACAACATGGAGAACCTCCAGCGGATCATGATCCGCGGCGAGGACAGCCGGATCCAGGCCAACGCCAACCTGACCGCGCTGACCGAGCGGCTGGGCACGCTGACCGACCAGATGCGCGCCGAGCAGTCGCTGATGCTGCGCCTGGCCGAGAGCCAGGTTTCGCTGGAGCCGCTGCTGGAACGGTTGACCCAGGCCACCGGCAAGGGCGGCATGGACGAGGAGGCCCAGCACCAGCTCCGCGCCATCGAGCGCCAGATGGCCCGCCTGATCGACACCACCGAGCAGGCCAGTGCGGCGGCCGCCCAGGAAGTCCGCGCCGAGATCCGCATCCTCGCCCGCACGATCGCCGCCCTGGCCGACGAGCCCGAGCGCAGGCGCTAGCGCCGGAGCCCCCTCGCATATGGCCCGATTTCGCGAGCGGCGCGGCGGCTTCGACATCTGGCCCGGGTTCGTCGATGCCCTGACCCAGCTGCTGATGGTGGTCATCTTCATCGTGCTGGTGTTCACGGTGAGCCACTTCTACCTGGGCACGGCGCTGGAAGGGCGCGACGCCACCGTGGAGCGGCTGAACCGCCAGGTGAGCGAGCTGGCCGACATGCTGGCCCTGGAGCGCACGACCGCCGAGGACCTGAAATCCGGCAACGAGCGCCTGACGCTGGCACTCGACGGCGCCACCAAGGAGCGGGCGACGCTGGCGGGCCAGCTCACGGCGCTGCTGGCCGAGCGGGACCAACTGGCCGCCCAGGCGACCGAGCGCACGGCCGAGCGCGACCGGGCGCGGACCGACCTGGCCGCGCGGTCGACCGACCTTGCCACCCGCACCGGCGAGCGCGACCAGCTTGCCCGCAACCTGACCGCGGCCGAAGCGCGGATGACGGCGGCCGCCGCCGACATCGCCCAGCTGGAGGCAGCCCAGGCCGCCGCCCAACGGACCGTGACCGCGGACAAGGCGACCATCGAGACCCAGTTGCGCGACCTGGCGCGCCTGGCCCGCGACCTGGAGGCGCTGCGCACCCTGCGCGCCGACCTGGAGCGGCGGATCGCCAACCTGTCAGCGACGCTGGCCGAGACGACGCGGGTCGCCACCGAGATCGACAGCGACCGGGCGCGCCGCCTCCGCGAGCTGTCCGAGCAGGCGACGGCCGCCGAGGCCGCCCGCACCCGCATCGCCGGCCTGGAAGAGCAGATGGCCCGGCGCGAACGCGCCCTGACCCAGGGGGCAACCGCCCTGACCGAGGCCCAGCGCCGCGGCGAAGCCCTGGCCAAGGAAAGCGAGAGCCGCGCGGCCGATATCGCCCGGCTGGAGCGGCAGGTGCGCGAGCTGGCCTCGGCCGTGGCCGAGCGCGATGCCCGCATCCGCGCGCTGTCCGGCGCCATCGACGACGAGACCGCGCGGCGCCAGGCCGA encodes:
- a CDS encoding peptidoglycan -binding protein; protein product: MARFRERRGGFDIWPGFVDALTQLLMVVIFIVLVFTVSHFYLGTALEGRDATVERLNRQVSELADMLALERTTAEDLKSGNERLTLALDGATKERATLAGQLTALLAERDQLAAQATERTAERDRARTDLAARSTDLATRTGERDQLARNLTAAEARMTAAAADIAQLEAAQAAAQRTVTADKATIETQLRDLARLARDLEALRTLRADLERRIANLSATLAETTRVATEIDSDRARRLRELSEQATAAEAARTRIAGLEEQMARRERALTQGATALTEAQRRGEALAKESESRAADIARLERQVRELASAVAERDARIRALSGAIDDETARRQADARTAQQAAGALRDRAKELEARLAGEQERTLLAQRTIEENAVRLRAIFERAERGERELEAERKAGGTARESVRSLSVELEALKGELAKLNAVLEASEVKNKAQQVQIVDLGSRLNQALASKVEELSRYRSEFFGRMRTLLADRPDVEIVGDRFVFPAEVLFAVGSPDLNETGKARMADLARTLKDIAATIPPDLPWILRVDGHTDRSRVRSPIFRNNWDLSAARAINVVQFLIEQGIPANRLAATGFGEFQPIDPGGSEQAFTRNRRIEMKLTER